Proteins from a genomic interval of Candidatus Korarchaeota archaeon NZ13-K:
- the rpsH gene encoding 30S ribosomal protein S8: VVRLNGRINKAGAIKPRFPVKANEFMRWERMYLPAENVGVIVVSTNQGVMTHREAKRRGIGGVLIAYCY, encoded by the coding sequence CGTGGTCAGGCTAAACGGCAGGATAAACAAGGCGGGGGCGATAAAGCCGAGGTTTCCCGTCAAGGCCAACGAGTTCATGAGGTGGGAGAGGATGTACCTGCCGGCTGAGAACGTCGGCGTCATAGTGGTCTCGACGAACCAGGGAGTGATGACCCACAGGGAGGCGAAGAGGAGGGGAATAGGGGGGGTTCTCATAGCCTACTGCTACTGA